One window of the Desulfovibrio sp. genome contains the following:
- the yedF gene encoding sulfurtransferase-like selenium metabolism protein YedF codes for MEQLDCRGLACPQPVIRSRDAVTGGARALEVLVDNEPARENVRRFFEGRGFCVAANQEGPDCWRISATADGEAPAPQQTPQAAPAAEGNSRTLVLITTETIGRGDDVLGGKLMGNFLGTLPELGSRLWRIVLINGGVKLASCPGPALDALKKLEAEGVSVLVCGTCLAHFGLLEAKAVGDTSNMLDIVTSLDLAGKVIRP; via the coding sequence ATGGAACAGCTTGATTGCCGGGGGCTTGCCTGCCCCCAGCCGGTGATACGCAGCCGCGATGCCGTGACGGGCGGCGCTCGGGCACTTGAAGTGCTGGTGGATAATGAGCCTGCGCGTGAAAACGTGCGGCGCTTTTTTGAAGGGCGCGGCTTTTGTGTTGCTGCAAATCAGGAAGGCCCCGACTGCTGGCGCATAAGCGCCACTGCAGATGGTGAGGCCCCCGCCCCGCAGCAGACACCGCAGGCCGCGCCCGCAGCAGAAGGCAACAGCCGTACTCTGGTGCTCATAACCACAGAAACCATTGGCCGTGGCGACGACGTGCTGGGCGGCAAGCTTATGGGCAACTTTCTGGGCACCCTGCCAGAGCTGGGCTCACGTCTGTGGCGCATTGTGCTCATCAACGGCGGCGTGAAACTGGCATCATGCCCCGGACCCGCCCTCGATGCGCTGAAAAAGCTGGAGGCTGAAGGCGTTTCGGTGCTGGTTTGCGGCACATGCCTTGCACACTTTGGCCTGCTGGAAGCCAAGGCCGTGGGCGACACCTCAAACATGCTTGATATTGTCACCAGCCTTGATCTGGCGGGCAAGGTCATCCGTCCCTGA
- a CDS encoding iron-containing alcohol dehydrogenase — translation MSTDLKSMHMGQITSFFIPNVTLVGEGCSKEIPVRLKSIGGAKPLVVTDQGIVNAGILKVITDILDAAKMKYAIYDKTIPNPTDNNVAEAFEVYKKEKCDSIVTLGGGSSHDCGKGVGFLAGNGGKIHDYEGVDKSKKPFPPYVAVNTTAGTASEMTRFCIITDTSRKVKMAIVDWRCTPSVAIDDPVLMMGMPPALTAATGMDALTHAVEAYVSTAATPMTDACAEKAMEYINRYLRRAVANGRDKEAREGMCYAQYLAGMAFNNASLGHVHAMAHQLGGFYDLPHGECNAILLPHVCEYNRISSRRRFGRIAQLLGELTQGISADEASRKAITAINILSKDVGIPDGLIALGKKYGKEVRESDIPTMTANAQKDACGLTNPRTMTDAAVASIYKAAL, via the coding sequence ATGAGTACAGATCTTAAGAGCATGCATATGGGTCAGATCACCTCGTTCTTTATCCCCAACGTCACTTTGGTGGGTGAGGGATGTTCTAAAGAGATTCCTGTTCGTCTGAAAAGCATTGGCGGTGCCAAGCCCCTGGTTGTGACCGACCAGGGCATCGTGAATGCCGGTATCCTTAAAGTGATCACCGATATTCTTGATGCCGCCAAGATGAAGTACGCCATATACGACAAAACCATCCCCAACCCCACTGACAACAACGTTGCCGAAGCCTTTGAAGTATACAAAAAGGAAAAGTGTGACAGCATTGTTACCCTTGGTGGCGGTAGCTCGCACGACTGCGGCAAGGGCGTGGGCTTTCTCGCTGGCAACGGCGGCAAGATCCATGACTACGAAGGCGTGGACAAGTCCAAAAAGCCCTTCCCCCCTTATGTTGCAGTAAATACCACCGCTGGTACGGCCTCGGAAATGACGCGTTTCTGCATCATCACCGACACCTCGCGCAAGGTTAAGATGGCCATTGTTGACTGGCGCTGCACCCCCAGTGTTGCCATCGATGACCCGGTTCTGATGATGGGCATGCCCCCGGCGCTTACCGCCGCTACGGGCATGGATGCTCTGACCCATGCCGTAGAAGCCTATGTTTCTACCGCCGCCACGCCCATGACCGACGCCTGCGCTGAAAAAGCCATGGAATACATCAACCGCTACCTGCGCCGCGCCGTTGCCAACGGCCGCGACAAGGAAGCCCGCGAAGGCATGTGCTACGCCCAGTATCTGGCCGGTATGGCCTTCAACAACGCCAGCCTTGGCCACGTGCACGCCATGGCCCACCAGCTGGGTGGCTTCTATGACCTGCCCCACGGCGAATGCAATGCCATTCTGCTGCCCCATGTGTGCGAATACAACCGCATCTCCAGCCGCCGCCGTTTTGGCCGCATTGCCCAGCTGCTGGGCGAACTGACCCAGGGCATCAGCGCCGACGAAGCCTCGCGCAAGGCCATCACCGCCATCAACATTCTTTCCAAGGACGTGGGCATTCCTGACGGCCTGATCGCTCTTGGCAAAAAGTATGGCAAGGAAGTGCGTGAATCCGACATTCCTACCATGACCGCCAACGCCCAGAAGGACGCCTGCGGCCTCACCAACCCCCGCACCATGACCGATGCGGCCGTGGCCAGCATCTACAAGGCTGCCCTGTAG